The nucleotide window GGCACAACTAGCCACACCGCACCTTCTGTTTTTTGATGAACAAATTTGCCATTGTTTTTTGTTTTTGCTCTGGTTTGGTTTTGATAGATGATGAGTAACCCAACAATTACTCTGCTTTCTTATTTATAGCTTCCCGAGAAATAAAATCTGAATGCATGCTGTTGTACATTGAACAAAGATTATAACCGTCAACTGCTAATAAGAAAATGAGGCGGTGCCTTGGTTTGCCTAAACTTTAAAGAAATgttaaaagtaaaagaaaagctTTTGAAGTTACCTAAAATAATACTACGCCTGTGTACATGTAAAAGGTTTACGAAAAATATTTTCTGTATtttcttatatttatatttttgtgaacagaaaataatttataagttaatgtaaaataaattatttttcttgtAAAATGACTTACTATTTTAAACGGTGCCATACTAAACAAGACACTACCGATCTCCTCAAATGTTATCGCCTTCGTTAGCTTCACTCTATCCCAACTCGAAATTCTAGCAAAACAACACCCAAAGGAGGCACACCCGAATACCTAGTATTATGATCTCCATGGCACAACTAGTCACTCCGCACCTTCTGCTTCCAAAGTAACTTCTCCTGGTACAACACCTTCTCCAATTTAAACCAGATAGCAACTTCCTTATCTCGCAACCTAGCCAACTCATGCTAATCTATCTTATGTTGAACCTTTTGCAACTGTGCAATTACATCCTTCTTCCTCCAAAAAATATTCCTAAACACTTCTCTTTTCCAATCTTTAAGAGAGTATGTGAGTTGCATCACATTAATAAGCAAATAATTATTAGAGCTCCAATTATCACTAACCATCTTCTTGAATCCAGGATGTAACAGCCAACCAGCATTAAATCGGAAAGGTCTATATTATGGATTTAAATTACAATTGCAGCCACATTTTCGGTTGCATTATGTTTATCACAGTTGCAGACATAACAGATGCTATTGCAGTCACTGCAGGTATCGCAAttgtgaattttttaaaattcatataatttattgtaaaaaataattactattattataattataaaaaatcgcttttaataatttttagagtattttctaattttttttaagtaaaattaacAGATGCATTAAAAATGAGAAAAaccaaaagaaaacaaaacaataaaCCCTAAGAAAATATTATTGTTCCCACCCTTTCACATCAATGACATATGTCATTCAAAAAATGAATGAAATGGGCGGTGCACTGGGAAACTAAAACACTAGCAGTGTAccctaaaactaaaaataaaacattgaaaacaacataaatcaatttgaaaattaaaaaacattaaaGCCCTTTGGTTTACCCTTGAAAACATAACTCCTTTTCTTGCATCGGAGAAAACCTTCAGAGCAGCcttgatttttaagaaaaaatttgcTGGCCCTCTAAGATCCTGAGTTTTATCGGAGCCTTTTATATTTCTCCGGACTCAAGTACAATGAAATCTAAACTTTTTATCCTTCACGAAAACCCTGCATGTCTTTGAAGATTTAAAATAATGGAAATAGCGGCCTGTTGTTGCCGCAATTGGCCGTTACCCATTAAATTGCGGCCGCGATCCACTACTATTGGTGTGACTCCGCTTTACACCGCTATTTTCAGCAGTAGCAGTTTCGGATGGCGTCATTACCACTATATCGATATCGGACTGCTATTTAAATCCTTGGTCAATATGCTTGTCTGGACTCTGCCTGTTCCAATGAAAGTAGAAGAGGGCAATGATCTTATGAGTTCATGAAGATGGCAAACCAAAAACAACAATaaccatttaataattaaatttacattttaaaagttaaaaattagaaaaattaaagggactaaactctaaatatataaaaattataacaaCGTGAAGATTTTTAACATATAGCATATCATATATGTATAATCAATCAAACTTTTccacgtaaaaaaaaaaaatttggcagCTGATCTTTAACTTTATTTATGTCTGGAAAGTGGAACTCTGCTTGTcagccccccttttttttttttcaagaactttTCTTGTCAGTCAACTTTTATTAGTAGcagttatataatttttttaaataacagtactagaaaaatttatttttaaatattaatctcATTATAAGAATATCTAAACTTATTCATAATTTCTTTTCAAACctttaaataagagaataatatattttaatatatttgaatctatttttatactaataataatattaatattaatcaaattaagactaaattaaattattaaaataataatatgggaAGCATTATtgttaaatttgaaaattatatttttcctCAAAAGACTATTGTTAGATAGCATTAAAAATGATATGACGTGTTCAACCACCTAACCACTCAAAAATTTGTTTGGTATGGAAAAGGATAATAAAATATGGGGTTGTTTCAGTTGTCAGTGTTAAATTATGCTATTATTCCACGTCTTTATAGGTTTCTCAATTTTTATTGTATATGTTGGGCCTTTGGTACCAAATATAATTAATTTGGAGAGGGTTatgtattatattaatatattttatatttatttaaatatgatataatttaaaatataaatttaaaattttgtttaaatttatacatatttgtacatattatttttaaaaatatatgtttatattaattatttttaatagtttttaatgtttatattatagtaatattatatattactataaattaattttatatgttataaattatataatatgtaaaaatataaaataatataaaatattataaacttaaaagcgAGTTAAGTTAGGCTAATCCGAATCTTGAATATTCAAGTCTTAGTCCAAGTCCAATTCATAATTTAAACggatttaaatttttgttaaaattcatttttaagtctaatatttttatctaaattttcttaaaatttgaaTGAACATTTGAGTTTAAATGGATAACTCAATCCATTAACAGTTCTAAATTATCtcaattatgaatttttttttgttcataaAACAATAATTCATGGATAATAACTTCTTTTTATAAGAAAGGAAAGAGATGTTGGAATAAATTACGTCTACATTCCTTATTACATATACATGCATGTAACATTTTTTCCTTTCAAAAGAGCTAATCTCTTTATTATTAGACCCCAATTATCTCATCTGATCTTCTCATTTAGCATTACGATAGCCCGTCATGGTAGTTACGCACCCACTTTTCCGATCCTCAGATAAATCGGGAATTTAACCGGTTTTTGCCCACCATTTTCATCTTCACCCCAAGCACGCTTGAACTCTTCAACCACATGCTCGCTCAAAAGTTCCACACCCTTCTCCTTAGCCTTCTGATACGCGGACCATGATCTTAAATAAGTAAAGTAATCCTCTAAACCCATCCATCTCTCATTCTCAAACTCAAACGGTCCCGTACTATCCTCTCCATCGACTGCCTCGAACGGAAAATCGATGGTTTTGTACTTATCATCCACCATCTGTCGTGGTGAATCCCAGTATGAGTTTTTGTAAAATCGTTCAAGCACCTGGTCCATGGAGTCGTTGACTTCTGGGGTGGTGTAGCACCATGCCGCGATGATCCCATGGGGTTTCTTCAATACCCATTTCACCTGTTTGTAAAACACAGGAAGGTCGAACCAGTGCATGGCTTGGGCTATGGTCACTAGATCTACACTTGATTCTGCTCCCACTTTTTGTTCAAGCTCGGCCGAGGACATTGTTGGTGAGGTTTGTTGGTATCGGATATTGGGGAGTTTTGTAGCAAATTCAAGCTGTTTTGGGCTCGTGTCTGTTGCTATCACATTATTGTAAATCTCAGCCAACTGAAAAAGAAGAAATACTTGATTAATCTTCAAGCGACGGTGTTGAATtactataaaattaaaattttatacttaCAGATCGAGCAGCCTGACCACTACCAGTGCCGACATCCCATGCAAGATCATGTTGGGGAGTCTTTGAGGCAATGAATTGGAACAAGTGTGGTGGGTAGCTTGGTCGACCTTGTGCGTACTGCTTTGCTTGCTTGATGAACAAATTTGCCATTGTTTTTTGTTTTTGCTCTGGTTTGGTTTTGATAGATGATGAGTGACCCACCAATTACTCTGCTTTCTTATTTATAGCTTCCCAGGAATAAGTAGgagatttatttttataattgagaCACATTTTTTCAACAAGATAAAAAGGAAGGGAAGACAAAAGAAAATTGTGTATCCATAAAAAAGGAAAAGATGCAACCGGTGAAGGTGCTAAGCATCGACGGTTTCTTCTTCTATTCTATGTGATAGTTAtagtgtaaaataaataaatataatcaaaatttataataaaattattaaaaaaaatcttgaaatttgataaaaataaagttttaattttaatagACGACACTctgataaaattaaaaattgaattaaacaaaTTACGCTAAATATTATCTTATCCCTGTAGTTTTCTTTGATAGctaagcttaagtaaaattttcatttcttaaatatcatcatcatcatcgtcaTAGGCTTTTGGTCAAAATTGTTTGTTTGAAAACGCGTATGACAATATGCGTTTTAACCTTTCCGTTGGATGAAGATTCTCATAAGTACAGTCACTTTGGATGCAAttgaatatttaattatttatttagtgtCAATACCTAAAAAATAGAGAATATTTAGATCAAAGAAGAAAATTCCAACCGAAAAGCAATTTGATTGGAAGACTTTTTAGTAAACCTCCGGTACATCTTTCAACAAGAGTACAAGACAATAGGGTATTTTCTTTTCCGAATAATCCGGTTCtaattatatttgttatttttgacataatatttaaaattactcATAACTTCTCTCCAACTCACAAATAGGAGGATATTGCGCTTCAAAGCACTCAAACTCACATCCTCTTGCTTTGGCAACAATATTCATGTTaattgagttaagactcaatcaacaataaagtattattttttaatatagtaatatataacataattttaatattatttaatttaaatattaacatatatataaatatatattaggtAAATTATATTAGTAGTCCCCCaactattaataatttttttaatcacctaattataaaaagttacaaatAATCACATAACTATTCAacgttttttttttgttacctaactattctaattttttttctcaCCAAGCGTTAAATTACTAACAGGAAGATAACTTGGCAacttttaaaattggcataataaTCATTTTACGCTCAACTTTTATATATTGTGTCAGTTTAGTCTTCCAAAAAAAATAGCTCTCAATATTTACACATTATGTAATATGGTCATCTTTTATAGGTTCACTTTTAGCTGTGACATGgaggttaattttaaaagaatgagaaaaaataaaattattatcttGGATTTTGGGTGTTTTCATTTTAGTATATttctaatcaaatttattaatttagttgATAGATGTGATTTTTTAAGTGAAAGGGtcacaaaaaataaaattgaaaaacaaaTAAAGACCAAACTCCACAAGATAATAATAcacttataataatattattaattgcctttaaaaaatgtattttaagaattttatcaACTCTACACCAACTCAGTCaatcattttatatatagtatataaATATGGGATTTGAACCTAAACTATCATGGCATTCACTCCCTCAACTTCATTAATTCAATTAAACCCATATTTGTTTTCATGTTATTCTTTTATAaacttattatataattattttcacCCATTTtataatgtgtcataatttaatatattttatttttattaaaattaatatactaTTTTAAAATGGAAGGACCATGCATTTCAAGCTTTGTGTGAAGTAATTTCATTTTTAGCTATAATAAGCTTTCATCCTACATGGAAGCTAAAATGCTTCTTATCATGCATGCTTTTAAAGAAactttttaattaaaaacattttTGGTTATTGTTGATACAATAATACAACAAGGAGGATCTATGGAGGAGAGAGTGGTAGTTGTTACGGAGACCAGTTCACCCATTTAGGGCAGAAAGTCAAAGGTTATAAGGAATGAAGAAGAGGAGAGTAAAAAGATTGATTATTGAATGTCGAAGTTAAGTTGGCAGAGTGTAGGCTTCGTATCTTTGGAGAGTCAATCCTTTATTCATTGTTCCTAGAAGTATTTACAAGCAAAggtgtgatatcccgaattacggcctaatcggaatagtagtttcgagaccaaaaattcgagatagaaataattattttataattattttgaggtctatgatatgattgcatgattgtgtgaaactttcgtgaagaaattctatgcataaagtgcttaatttgaaaattgggactaaattgaataagttgcaaaacttgcattctagaagtttctagtatgaaattgctttgaaatattaattaggaggtcttaaataacaatttgaccaatttctaagtttatggacataaattggacatggatagaatttttgaaagtttagtaaggaagggcattttggtcatttggatattaaatgaaataaaatgggaaaaataacaaaaaaaatgatcatcttctccataagttgctgctgaattttgctatccaccatagctagggtttcaacacttttaagccttgattgtaagtgatttctatgcccgtttttaatgttctttacattttttaaatcctcgtaactcggtttacctatttctaccaatattttgagctagggtttatatttaaaaatttacccatgaatgatatgcatgaattttgatgttttatggtagaatatgaagcttgatattgtgttaaacaacttttactaagtgattttacgtaaaaacgactaaaatgacataatcggtaaaaatacctaatgttcataaatacatgttagagtgagaattggatattgctatagaagggaaaaatgatcagcatgtcacaaaacataagaaaatagggtgaagtttaatttacgagatttggggcaaaagtg belongs to Gossypium arboreum isolate Shixiya-1 chromosome 7, ASM2569848v2, whole genome shotgun sequence and includes:
- the LOC108483285 gene encoding uncharacterized protein LOC108483285 — its product is MANLFIKQAKQYAQGRPSYPPHLFQFIASKTPQHDLAWDVGTGSGQAARSLAEIYNNVIATDTSPKQLEFATKLPNIRYQQTSPTMSSAELEQKVGAESSVDLVTIAQAMHWFDLPVFYKQVKWVLKKPHGIIAAWCYTTPEVNDSMDQVLERFYKNSYWDSPRQMVDDKYKTIDFPFEAVDGEDSTGPFEFENERWMGLEDYFTYLRSWSAYQKAKEKGVELLSEHVVEEFKRAWGEDENGGQKPVKFPIYLRIGKVGA